tccagcacccccgcgacccttgtgaggaaaagcggtagaaaatgaatgaatgaatgattgtgatGATTCATTGACAccaatggaaaacaaaacacccCTGTCAGTCACgttccaatacttttgcccATAAGAAAAATGGGTGGGTTGAAACAAAATGTGTTATCTTAAGTTAAGTTGTGTTTTCCATCCAGTTGTAACTATCTGGAAGTAAATGCTGTTACTTTTACACACGGGAAAAATAAGTGGGTTCAAACGCAATCTTCTAAGTTGCGCGTCTGATCCAGATGTAAGCACCTGGAAATAAACCCAAAGGTATTCAGTCTACAGCACAAATACAGCTTTAGGAGGCCACTGTACGTATCAGGTGACTTCATATAATGTCAAGGTTGAGGGAGTGATCGTTCACAAGACAACAGTACCTTCAAGTATATTTTCATTGAGTACCTACAATTTGtgttggcatgttggccacaaagTCATCTGGGTTAGTATCTTCGAACCTCTGTGtgctccgttttcctcccacatttaaaaaatatgcacgTTATGTTAATTGGAGGCtgtaaactgtaaaaaaaaatgatgaatgtgagtgtgaatgatagattgtttatatgtgccctgtgattctgATCACCATTGAGTCCCTGCAGGCTGCGGAAATAGCAAATGACGATGACGAGGGTGGTAATGATGAGCGTGTAGTAATGTAACTTCTGTTTCTTATTAGCTCTCGCTGAAAAGAAAGGGAAACAAAGATGGCCAGAAAGAGAAAAAGGCTGTGCAGACTCCAGTTGAGGTGAGTCAGTAGTTGAACATCTGCAGCAAAGGCGTGATAAAGAGTCAAAAGTAACAGGGAGTATTACAATGACACCAAACATTTCCCTCCCTAATTAACCATTTATCAAATGATCTTTCGCCATCATAGGAAGAAAATGAAGATCTAAAGTGCCAGCTAGCCTTCATCAAGGAGGAGGCGGTCTTGATGAGAAAAAAGATGGCAAAGATAGACAAGGAGAAGGACCGCCTGGAGCAGGAGTTGCAGAAATACCGCTCCTTCTACGGAGACGTGGACAGCCCCCTACCTAAAGGTGAAGCCGGGGGGCCTCCCACCACGCGGGAGTCTGAACTGAAGCTCCGTTTGCGTCTGGTTGAGGAGGAAGCCAACATCTTGGGGAGAAAGATTGTGGAGCTGGAGGTGGAGAACAGGGGACTCAAGGCTGAGCTGGATGACATGAGAGAGGACAGGTGATGAATGTTATGATAAAATGGCATAGCATCAGATCATATGACATATTTATTCAACTGTTTTGTTGAGGCTGCAGACAATCCCAACAGTTACGAGTCAACAGTTGTGTCTTCTTCTACTTGCAGCCTGGCGGCTGCAGGAGTGGATGGAGATGGCAGTGGAGGTCAACAGTGCAGGGAGCAGGGTGAGGCGCTCTCAGAGCTCAGGCAGCAGCTGCAACTGGTGGAGGATGAAGCAGAGCTTTTGCGCAGAAATCTAGCGGATgtggaggaggaaaacaaaaaggTGAATTATCATGTTATTTTATCAGCACCGCTGCTTAATTCCAGAACTGCAGGATTTCATCTCCTATCTCATGTCCTTTTTAGGTTCcattaattggtaatggtaatggttgtatttcatttgaacatgcatcagattacaattgagtgcatcacacaaagcttattaaatcctaccccttcatctagtacttttacaatcagtaactgttacatttgttcacttcctgctttcctaatataactttttaattttttttaaatttgaaatttaaaatttttaaaatttttaaaatttttaaaatttttaaaatttttaaaatttttaaaatttttaaaatttttaaaattttttaattttttaaatttaaaatttttcatcacgtactgaagtacgaggtgatatgagcatccaatgccataatgggtaccatagtaagtgtcaatatagtgatatatatagcacatcatgactcttcatccttgtatttagcaaacatcaactgcttgtattgtatcgttgtgcattgtttgatttccttactcaatctattccatagtttgattccacatactgaaatgctatggctttttaacatagtcctagcatagaagtgtttcaaatttagttcttccctgagatcatatttatcATATCATCAATATGagtagtattggatgacatttttaggtaattggttatttttagccttttcgCCTTTTTAGCCTTTAATTGGATTGAATGTCTCCCAGTTGAAACCGGGGACTTGATGTTGCTGTTTGTGTTTAGGTGACCAATGAGCTGAACAAACTGAAGTACAAGGCAGGATCCCACGAAGCCGGCTCCAGACATGGAGGTGTGTTTTCCGTTTGTCAAGATATTTGTAAGAAAACaatcaaaaatgtgtatttgatGAAAAATGGGCTTCATAAGGCCCCCAAGAGGAGCacattaaagtttcattttCAGGTGTCCCACTTTTCACTGTTGGCTTGTTCCGAAACCCCAGGAGGTGCTGACTCCGCTAAAGTGGAGGTGCTCCAGGAGGAGCTCAAAGCAGCCCGTCTGCAGGTCAACGAGCTGAGTGGCAAAGTGTTGCAGCTCCAGTATGAGAATCGAGTGCTGCTATCTAACATGCAGCGCTACGACCTGGCTTCCCACCTGGGCATCCGAGCCAGCCCCCGAGACAGCGATGCTGAGAGTGACGGAGGGCGGGACGATGACACGCCCTCGGCCTCGTCACCTCGCTTACTACCGCCCCACCGTAAAAGGGAGGGCCCGATTGGAGGTGAGAGCGATCCGGACGAAGTCAGGAACATCCGCTGCCTTACTCCGACGCGCTCCCTGTACTCGCCGGTGGATAGCCGTTTTTTATCCAGAAGCCTGAAGGACCGGCAGCAGATGATAGACATCCGAATCGAGGCCGAAAGGCTGGTCCGGACCATCGACAGGCTTATCGCTGACACCAGCACCATCATTGCTGAGGCTCGGGTTTATGTTACCAACGGTGAGCTCTTTGCCAGGCTGGATGATGACGAGGAAGGTGGCAGGTACGTAAGAGGTGAACTTGATCAAAAGTGCCCCCCACAGGATGACTTGCAGTGTTatcatttactgtatttctcAGGATCCGAGAACATGAGCTGCTATATCGTATCAACGCGCAGATGAAAGCCTTTAGAAAGGAGCTACAAAGCTTCATTGACCGGCTGGATGTTCCTAAACAAGAGGACAAACAACCAGAGGAACCTCTATCTGTAAGCTTGTTGCCCCACATAAAGCACTATCACGTTGATGTATTTGCCAATAACCATATATATGTTTACAAATGTATTGCTGTTTTCATTAGAATATCTGCTATTTAGTCATTATTGTGTTAATTCTATCGGTATATGGAACCTGGACTAACACTATTTGATTGACTACATTCATTTCgataaaaaaagataatacgatgtcaaagtttcaggtAATGTGGTTTGCATCagttggacttccttatatgggcacaAGAACAGGGAAGAACAATCACAGCAGACTGGGcgtggccgtgggtggaataaatcctCTTGTGTtggggtcggcaccgacccgttttacattttaatgcataaaaagaatcacataacatttgtttattgcatcaaggctttttgactttgtcaggaaaaactctatttcaacaaaataaaaccaaaaaaatattttttactacattttaaaacggTCTGGTTGACATTATGACCACTATATTGTGAGGGTCGGTtacgacccggttataataatatgactataaagcaagaTCTATAAAGATCTGTAAAGATCTATAAAGATCTGTAAAGATCTATAAAGATCTATAAAGATCTAtaaagatctggacctgttctgcttttttatttcactttatactaaagttctgttgctgaaaacaataactttttctaccttttcttgacattaatatatatgggtcaaaattcaccccaacaccatatatgtttctttagtgattaatactaaaatgagaaaataaatcaaactaattgatttaaaagaTATGTTCtactatagccctcagtaatagccaggtaacaaaagaaccttcaatttatgaatatgattcttttgaggttcattgtaccatttttggaaattaaaatggaggggtatagtgacaaaaaaggcctacatgcccacaccaaaagtattaaaaccaacattttcatggatgaggaagcctaagaaggtaaccaagacatgagaagcaaatttgatggtaacttattgtttttagtgtattttatagttgatttaatacatgggtcaaaaccgacccggtaacataagagatgatactagaaagctaacacaagaggaaggttaaaacactgttttggaaatccaaggaataataataggtacagattctggaagatctagaaagctttctcgatAGGAGCCCataactcaacacaaagggcctaaaatgagcataataggtccccattaGCAGACAGTTAATGTAATGGAGAACtaatgaattaataacacaaaaagGAAACAGCAAAGCTTTAGGTTGCCTTTGACTTTAGCACAATATTGTACATCAATACAATATTCATATTGTACATGACGATTTCAAACTTGGTTCTAACTACGTGTCAATCTGCTCCTCCTCCCCTGTCCGTTTCACTCATCAAGATGTTTCAGCCCATTATTTTGCTGATCCTCATTCTCGTTCTGTTTTCCTCACTCTCCTATGCCACCATTTTTAAACTTGTGTTTCTTTTCACCCTTTTCTTTGTTCTGTAGGGCTCACAATTCACACATTGtgcattttttcttttctttttcatttatgtAGTCATTTGAATTCTGTTATGTtgaacatattattattacacaaggTCACTCAAGGTACAAGGCATTATCATTTTTCCGAGTACGACCCAAGCCACTCATCAATTCCGACGCTTTCACCGCTTTCTGTTGGAGTACAACCATCTTTGGGAGATAGTGGACAGCCAGGTGAGTACGTCCTGGATTTTCATTAACTTTGAAATGTAACCTGGTAGGTGTATAATTACATATATTCTCCAGGCCAGTGATCTCTAACCGCTGTGCCGCTGCACATTCCTGTGTGgtaaattcatttaatttaactGCCCCTAAATTCTAAAAGGTCACGGGTCATTGAAAGTGCATCTATGGGATTATGACACAACATCTGCTGTAAATTGTTTAATTACACATAAGAGTCTGAAGAGATAATCAGCAGGTGTGGAGCCGTATTCCACATCTACTGTAAGTCAATTGGATTTAATAAATTTTCTGCTAGCTGAGAAATTATACAACAAAAGCTTTGTCAATCCCCAAAATGGAGGACATTATAATAATTCATGACGCAATACTAAAACTCAATTTCGAAACATCATATTACGAagcctgtgaaaaaaaaatgggaaaattgaAGCAAGAGTCAGACCTCTGACCTTTAGCCTACACTCTTATTGGTTCAATTCCTTATTTCAGTCAAACCATACAATCAATTgtgtactgtaaatactgtatttccttTTCTGAAAGTGAATGAAAGACAATATTGTGTTATTTGCCCagaaagggagggagagagagagggagagagagggagagagagagagatttgtTATTTAATGACATGATTCTAGCTGTGGGAAGTACCGCTCCAGTTGTTTTGAACAGAAACTCAGCCAATAAGCTGCTGTACTTCTCTGCTTGACACGAGGACTTTAGTAGCTGCCTGGAAATACACGCGCCCGTCAAGGCTACGCTGGACTTAGAGGTGAGGGTCTATTTGGACACTTTTCTGTTGGTGGGCGTCACTTTTGGCACAGCTTGGCAGCAAAAGCAAAGCAACGGATTCTAACCTATTTCcatgtgttttgtgtgcagTATGTTTTAACAAAGGAGTCGTGTTGCTCATGAGTCGTAGTCCAGTAAAGTTTTCAGAAATGCTGTCTCCTTGCAGCAAACGTCCCGGAACCTTTTTGACATTGTTTACTATATATCATCTATGTTAAATCTCAGCTGggaaaaaaatagaagaaaGGAAAAACTACAAGCGCACATGATGTCGTGATGTTTGGTCGGACGCATTTTTACCAGACGACAAGTGACGGTTTCCACACTTCTGTGGGCCACATAAACTGATGGGGCGTACCtgatttggcccccgggccttgagTTTAACACCTATGGCTATGTATTACATATTTGTGTGTGGTGTAGCTGGGTTATTTCGTTAAGCTCATTTGTGGTTgcatttttagtcaatttagtTTTCCACACTTCTGTGGGCCACATAAACTGATGGGGCGTACcagatttggcccccgggccttgagtttgacacccgtagctatgtattatgtatttgtgtgtggtgTAGCTGGGTTATTTTGTTAAGCTAATTTGTGGTTGCCGAAACATTGTTTTGACATGTCATCAGGTGGGTTAgcatttttagttcatttagttttcCACACTTCTGTGGGCCACATAAACTGGTGGGCGTACcagatttggcccccgggccttgagtttgacacccgtagctatgtattatgtatttgtgtgtggtgTAGCTGGGTTATTTTGTTAAGCTAATTTGTGGTTGCCGAAACATTGTTTTGACATGTCATCAGGTGGGTTAGCATTTGTAGTTAATTTAGTTTTCCACACTTCTGTGGGCCACATAAACTGATGGGGCGTACcagatttggcccccgggccttgagtttgacacctgtggctatgtaatatgtatttgtgtgtggtgTAGCTGCGTTATTTCGTTAAGCTAATTTGTGGTTGCAgaaacattttttgacatggcAGCAGGTGGGTTAgcatttttagttaatttagtttTCCACACTTCTGTGGGCCACATAAACTGGTGGGCGTACcagatttggcccccgggccttgagtttgacacccgtgGCTATGTATTACGTATTTGTGTGTGGTGTAGCTGGGTTATTTTGTTAAGCTAATTTGTGGTTGCCGAAACATTGTTATGACATGTCATCAGGTGGGTTAgcatttttagttcatttagttttcCACACTTCTGTGGGCCACATAAACTGATGGGGCGTACcagatttggcccccgggccttgagtttgacacccgtggctatgtattatgtatttgtgtgtggtgTAGCTGGGTTATTTTGTTAAGCTAATTTGTGGTTGCAGAAACATTGTTTTGACACGGCCTCAGGTGGGTTAgcatttttagttaatttagtttTCCACACTTCTGTGGGCCACATAAACTGATGGGGCGTACcagatttggcccccgggccttgagtttgacacccgtggctatgtattatgtatttgtgtgtggtgTAGCCGGGTTATTTCGTTAAGCTAATTTGTGGTTGCAGAAACATTGTTTTGACACGGCCTCAGGTGGGTTAgcatttttagttcatttagttattttagttaatttagttaTTCAACCCTTGTGCAAATTCATTCGTTGCCATGGCGACCGTGCTGTTGATTGGTGTGTCTGTCTAACTTGGTTCATCTCTTGGCGTTTGGAAAGTAAAGTCATGGTTACCCGGTGTAAAAATACCCCCTCTCTCCCATATTTACACGAGTGGGCAGCGTGATATTTTTGGCCCCTTCTCCTGTTCGAGTGCTGTCGTGGTTACTAGGCGTCTGTCGTCGCATGTGCCTTAAAAGTGACATATACTAGCAAAGTGGAGGGGAAACAGGCAACGGGATGAAGGCTTAATCATGCGTCTGTGCACACATGGAGGGGACTATGAAATTCTGCACGACGTCTGCTGTCCTGGTCCTGGGGGGATTTGGCTGGATTCGGATCAATTGGACCATTTCTGTACTGCTGCGTTCAATGACCAAAACGTCGCGTTGTAAATATAACTTAACGCCATTGCAATCATATTGACATTGTTAAGTTTTACGTGCTATGTGGAGCGCGCTTCTAAACGgaacggggctgcacggcgggggcGGTGCAAGCGGGGGCTACGTCCCGTCTCAGGGATGGGAGTTTGTGCCGTGCAACCGCATGGAGAAGAAGGAAAGAGGCAGAGGCAAAAGCCGCAGCCCGATGAGGAGGATCTCCTCTCCGCCCACCGTCTTTAGTCACATCTACGAGCCCCAAAGCGGCGCCTCACCCGGAGGAGGTGAGGGGGATACGGGGGTAAAGCTGGAAGTCCTCAAGGGACCAATGTCTCCGGGTCCCGAAGCCCCGCTGCAACAACATACAAAGCTAAAAAAGAAATTTGAGGATCTGAAAAAGAGGCATGTACAGGACAAAGAGGAATGGATGCGGGAGAAGGAGTCGCTGTTAAGAGAAGTGGCTGACATCCAAGTAACTACAGCATGCTATTCATTTTATTCAGCATTATTGCCGTCTTATCACGTGACCTGTGCAGGTTTCTCACGTGGTGCAATTAAGCTGAGGTGTAAAATAATTAGACCAGAATTGTGTGCTCAATTCAAATCGTTTGAGAAAGGCAAATCGGGTCCTTTTAAAACTCTTTTCGATGTGTGCAGGGAGGGGAGAACCGTAGAATTTTGCTGGACCTGAAGACAGTTTTGGATGAAGTGCAGGTGGAGGTgaagaaagaggaggagaagcGGAGTGAGCTCCAGTTGCAGTACACCAGAGACAGATGTGGCTGGGAGGTGGAAAGGGCCGAGCTCAAGTGCAGGATTGCGCAGGTAAAGGACTATATTTGGTTTTTCTCTTCCTGTCTGCATGCTATTTGGAGTTGAGTGTGTGGAATTATCCAAAACACAGATGTTATTCTTGTCTGGTTTCGGTGAAAGTCAGAAGGCCATCTTGCCACCCACATGACTGGGTCATCAGTTGCCGTGGAACCCGTCCAACTCTTGCCTCAACTTAGACAAAAGATTTGCACTTTACGGAGCTAAACGCGGTTCTCCCAGCTTATCCTAGAAACAACAGCtgacaaacataaaacatcaACTGAATAAATGATTAACCTTCATTACTGACATGACCTGAACGTTACGTTTGCATGCCGTCATGTTTGACATATTGCTTGATCACTTGGCAGACCATGCATTGTTGTGTGAATCTGGGTTAAAAACGTCAGTGATAGAGGTCTGATTGGTCATTTACTTACCAAAAAGCCCAAATCTTGTCAATCCTCTGAAGGCATGCCAACATGACACTGCAAGAGACACAATTAAAGAGGTTGGCCGACAACAACGACACGAGAACACAACACAAGGACATGTGCTAAACGTGCATCCTCacattca
This genomic window from Doryrhamphus excisus isolate RoL2022-K1 chromosome 17, RoL_Dexc_1.0, whole genome shotgun sequence contains:
- the LOC131105382 gene encoding protein SOGA3-like, whose amino-acid sequence is MMQPSSSADNSSRKQPRSSSPAGLKDGGSKATQKGSSSPSKPFAPKQATGVGGGRSSRGHSPVSTSRDRQAGGGAPASKGAAAVQVAGAESPTLSRAAAATDRSGIQTSDDSSRLGTDASSPSRADPNRVVSDQPCASKSPKLKSKTTRGGETSKKSSKGTVGCGPGFWKEGCLQSELIQFHLNKSLGKKGTKMQTKPASPPALELSPEPEGPQPAPQQDQTLLEEIDRLEDENDDLKTEIEEMRAEMDEMRDTFYEEDACQLQDMRRELERANKNCRILQYRLKKAERKRLRFTESGQVDGELLRSLEQDLKVAKDVSVRLHHELENVEEKRTKTEEENEKLRQQLIEVEVTKQALQNELEKAKELSLKRKGNKDGQKEKKAVQTPVEEENEDLKCQLAFIKEEAVLMRKKMAKIDKEKDRLEQELQKYRSFYGDVDSPLPKGEAGGPPTTRESELKLRLRLVEEEANILGRKIVELEVENRGLKAELDDMREDSLAAAGVDGDGSGGQQCREQGEALSELRQQLQLVEDEAELLRRNLADVEEENKKVTNELNKLKYKAGSHEAGSRHGGGADSAKVEVLQEELKAARLQVNELSGKVLQLQYENRVLLSNMQRYDLASHLGIRASPRDSDAESDGGRDDDTPSASSPRLLPPHRKREGPIGGESDPDEVRNIRCLTPTRSLYSPVDSRFLSRSLKDRQQMIDIRIEAERLVRTIDRLIADTSTIIAEARVYVTNGELFARLDDDEEGGRIREHELLYRINAQMKAFRKELQSFIDRLDVPKQEDKQPEEPLSMFQPIILLILILVLFSSLSYATIFKLVFLFTLFFVL